GTCAACCCGCTGGCCATGGAGGAACACGCGGCACTCGACGAACGGCACCGTTTCCTCACGGAGCAGTTGGCGGACCTGAAGCGGTCCCGTGCCGACCTGCTGCACATCGTCGCCGAGGTGGATGAACGCGTTGAACGGGTGTTCACGGAGGCCTTCGCCGACATGCAGGAGCAGTTTGCACACGTCTTTTCGCGGCTCTTTCCCGGGGGCGAGGGCAAGCTCGTATTGACCGACCCGACGGACATGCTGGCGACCGGCATTGAGGTCGAGGCCCGCCCGGCCGGTAAGAAGGTCAAGCGGCTCTCGCTCCTGTCCGGTGGTGAACGGTCGTTGGCGGCGATCGCGATGCTGGTGGCGATTTTCAAGGCGCGCCCCAGCCCGTTCTATGTGATGGACGAGGTCGAGGCCGCCCTTGACGACGTGAACCTCGGGCGATTGCTGGGGATCTTCCGCGAACTGCAACACGACTCGCAACTAATTGTGATCACACACCAGAAACGAACCATGGAAATCGCAGATGCCCTGTACGGCGTCACCATGCGCGGCGACGGGGTGACCACGGTCATCTCGCAGAAACTCACCGAGGCCGCCGAATGAGGTGACGCGTTCGTGCCACACTTGATGCGTGAATGAACTGACTTCGACTCCAGGCCTGATCGTCATCGCAATCGCTCTGATCGCGATCGTCACCGTAAGTTTGACGTTGGTGCGCCAGCGCCGGCGCCCCAGCGACACGATAGAGACCCCGCCCACCGCCCCGAGGGCGCAGACGGCGGTCGACCAAGAGATCGAAATCGTAGATGAGGGGCTGGCTCCGGACGCGGTTGCCGGGCCGCCCGCACCCGCAATCGAAGAGCCGGAACCCGTCGTCGGCCGGTTCCGCCGACTCAAGGCGCGCTTGGCCCGCTCGGGTTCGCCCCTGGGCGCGAAGCTGCTAGAGGTTTTGAGCAGGGATTCGCTCAGCGAAGACGACTGGGATGAAATCGAGGAACTACTGCTTCTTGCCGACATGGGGGCGGGGCCTGCCGGGGAACTCCTCGACGATCTGCGCACGGAGGTGCGGGTGCGCGGGCTTGCCGATCCCGCGCAGGTGCGCGACCTACTGCGCGAAAAGCTCGTGGCCCTGGTCAACCCGGATCTGGATCGTACGCTCAACCTGGCCGGGGGCACTGACGAACAAGGGGAGCCCTTGCCCGCAGTCGTGCTCGTGGTCGGGGTCAATGGTGCCGGGAAGACGACAACGGTGGGGAAGCTGACACGCGTGCTCGTGGCTGAAGACAAATCCGTGTTGCTCGGCGCTGCCGACACTTTCCGCGCCGCGGCCGCGGACCAGTTGCAAACGTGGGGAGCCCGAGTTGGCGTCGAGACCGTGCGATCGCAACGCGACGGCGCCGATCCCGCCTCGGTTGCATTCGACGCGGTCAAGGAGGCGAAGGCGCAGGGCGTCGATGTGGTGCTTGTCGATACTGCCGGACGATTGCAGAACAAGACCGGACTCATGGATGAGCTCGGCAAGGTTTCTCGCGTCATCCAAAAGGAAGCGCCGCTGAGCGAGGTGCTCTTGGTGCTCGACGCCACCACCGGACAAAACGGATTGACGCAGGCGCGGGTGTTCACCGAAGTTGCGGGGGTGACCGGAATCGTTCTAACAAAACTGGACGGCACCGCAAAGGGCGGAATCGTCGTTGCCGTGCAGCGTGAGCTCGGGGTTCCCGTCAAGTTGGTGGGATTGGGCGAGGGGCCGGACGATCTAGCTCCGTTCGATCCGGACCAGTTCGTCGACGGATTGTTGGGCGACCAGTAGGCGGCGGGCTCCCATGTGAGGGCGCCGCGTAACGCAGTGTTTACTTTCGCTGCGACAGCGATACAAAGCTGAAACGTGGATGCGCGCCAAATGAAATCCCCCTCGACCAGAGTTATTGCTGAGGCCAGCCACAAGGCTGGTCAAGGTCCAACAAAATCCTGCTAGCAATGCTGGCGAGGGGAGAGTGAACTACATGGACGCGCTCAATACGGGCAACACCGCATGGATGCTCACATCAGCGAGTTTAGTGCTGCTC
This is a stretch of genomic DNA from Rarobacter incanus. It encodes these proteins:
- the ftsY gene encoding signal recognition particle-docking protein FtsY; the encoded protein is MNELTSTPGLIVIAIALIAIVTVSLTLVRQRRRPSDTIETPPTAPRAQTAVDQEIEIVDEGLAPDAVAGPPAPAIEEPEPVVGRFRRLKARLARSGSPLGAKLLEVLSRDSLSEDDWDEIEELLLLADMGAGPAGELLDDLRTEVRVRGLADPAQVRDLLREKLVALVNPDLDRTLNLAGGTDEQGEPLPAVVLVVGVNGAGKTTTVGKLTRVLVAEDKSVLLGAADTFRAAAADQLQTWGARVGVETVRSQRDGADPASVAFDAVKEAKAQGVDVVLVDTAGRLQNKTGLMDELGKVSRVIQKEAPLSEVLLVLDATTGQNGLTQARVFTEVAGVTGIVLTKLDGTAKGGIVVAVQRELGVPVKLVGLGEGPDDLAPFDPDQFVDGLLGDQ